One genomic region from Stutzerimonas decontaminans encodes:
- a CDS encoding LysR substrate-binding domain-containing protein, whose product MNRWEGLDEFVAVAECGSFMRAAERLRVSSSHVSRQIARLEERLQARLLYRTTRRVSLTEAGHTFFARCQRLIEERDEAFLAISDLHSAPTGLLRMTAAVAYGERFIVPLVNEFMARHPQLRVDIELTNRTLDLVQEGYDLAIRLGKLGESRLVATRIAPRAMYLCAAPSYLERYGRPHTLSELARHNCLIGTSDVWSFQVAGREQHFKPSGNWRCNSGEAVLDAALRGFGLCQLPDYYVQGPLQRGELVSVLEANQPPDTAVWAVYPQRRYPLPKVRLLVETLKDGLARRHEYAGSPS is encoded by the coding sequence ATGAATCGCTGGGAAGGCCTCGACGAATTCGTCGCGGTCGCAGAATGCGGCAGCTTCATGCGTGCCGCGGAGCGCCTGCGCGTCTCGTCATCCCATGTCAGCCGACAGATCGCCCGCCTCGAAGAGCGCCTGCAGGCGCGTCTGCTCTATCGCACCACCCGCCGCGTCTCGCTGACCGAGGCCGGGCATACGTTCTTTGCCCGCTGTCAGCGTTTGATCGAGGAGCGTGACGAGGCATTCCTCGCCATCAGCGATCTGCACAGTGCCCCCACCGGGTTGTTGCGCATGACCGCAGCCGTCGCCTATGGCGAGCGTTTCATCGTGCCGCTGGTGAACGAGTTCATGGCAAGACACCCGCAGCTGCGGGTCGATATCGAGCTGACCAACCGCACTCTCGATCTGGTGCAAGAGGGCTATGACCTGGCCATTCGCCTGGGCAAACTCGGCGAGTCCCGCCTAGTGGCCACGCGGATCGCGCCACGGGCCATGTACCTGTGCGCCGCACCCAGCTACCTGGAGCGCTACGGCCGACCACATACGCTATCCGAACTGGCGCGGCACAATTGCCTGATCGGTACGAGTGACGTCTGGTCTTTTCAGGTCGCAGGGCGCGAGCAGCATTTCAAGCCCAGCGGCAACTGGCGCTGCAACAGCGGCGAAGCAGTGCTGGATGCCGCACTGCGCGGCTTTGGCCTCTGCCAGCTGCCGGATTACTACGTGCAAGGCCCGCTGCAACGCGGCGAACTGGTGTCCGTGCTGGAGGCTAATCAACCACCAGATACCGCGGTCTGGGCCGTGTATCCGCAGCGACGCTATCCGCTGCCAAAGGTGCGCCTGCTCGTGGAGACACTCAAGGACGGCCTTGCCAGGCGCCACGAGTATGCAGGCAGCCCAAGCTGA
- a CDS encoding HPF/RaiA family ribosome-associated protein, producing MQVLVNSNHSISVTSDLEDRIKATVETELERFDDHLTRVEVHLNDQNSNKSGPQDKRCQMEARVKGHDPISATHKAETLDLAINGAAEKLNHALGHALDKLNRH from the coding sequence ATGCAGGTTCTGGTTAACAGCAACCACAGCATCAGTGTTACCAGTGATCTTGAAGACCGGATCAAGGCGACGGTGGAAACCGAGCTCGAACGTTTCGATGATCATCTGACCCGCGTCGAGGTACATCTCAACGACCAAAACAGTAACAAGAGCGGGCCACAGGACAAGCGCTGCCAGATGGAAGCGCGAGTCAAGGGTCACGACCCCATTTCGGCTACACACAAAGCCGAGACGCTGGACCTGGCAATCAATGGTGCAGCGGAGAAGCTGAACCACGCGCTGGGTCATGCCCTAGACAAGCTCAACCGCCATTGA
- a CDS encoding baeRF3 domain-containing protein: protein MNRLLDRETLTKLLAKRDGPCLSVYQPTHRSFPERQQDPIRFKHLVRQLEDALKQQGHGDQASALLAPLYALIDNNDFWNHNLDGLAAFAAKDYFQVYRLQRSVPEMAVANSRMHLKPLVRIAQSADRYQILCLSRDSVRLFEGNRDALDEVKLNEAVPRTLADALGSDLTEKGQSGFPQGYSRASERGDPMQVEAGGSGKQAEIDRDRDRYFREVDRAILEHHSKPSGLPLILAALPEQQPHFRRLSHNPNLLPEGIEMGQHALSIEELRSKSWMVMQPRYLKRLEGLLDQFGASHGQGLASDHLDHIGQATRQGRVATLLVEAERRIPGHVDKNDGTATPASEGDVNTPDLLDELTIWTLEQGGDVVVVPTERMPTATGAAAIYRF, encoded by the coding sequence ATGAACCGACTGCTCGATCGCGAAACTCTTACCAAGCTGCTGGCAAAACGCGACGGGCCCTGCCTGTCCGTCTATCAGCCCACTCACCGCAGCTTTCCGGAACGTCAGCAAGACCCGATCCGCTTCAAACACCTGGTCAGGCAACTGGAAGACGCCCTCAAGCAACAAGGGCACGGCGACCAAGCATCTGCTCTGCTCGCGCCGCTCTACGCACTGATCGACAACAACGATTTCTGGAACCACAACCTCGACGGGCTCGCCGCCTTTGCCGCGAAGGACTACTTTCAGGTCTATCGACTGCAACGCAGCGTGCCGGAGATGGCCGTAGCCAACTCGCGCATGCACCTCAAGCCGCTGGTGCGCATCGCGCAATCGGCTGATCGTTACCAAATTCTTTGCCTGTCGCGTGACTCGGTCCGCCTATTTGAAGGTAACCGTGACGCGCTCGATGAGGTGAAGCTCAACGAGGCCGTGCCGAGGACGCTTGCCGATGCCCTGGGCAGTGACCTCACCGAGAAAGGCCAGAGTGGCTTCCCACAGGGCTATAGTCGCGCCAGTGAACGTGGCGATCCAATGCAGGTGGAGGCTGGCGGCAGCGGCAAGCAGGCCGAAATCGATCGTGATCGCGATCGCTATTTCCGCGAGGTTGACCGGGCCATCCTAGAGCATCACTCCAAGCCTTCTGGCCTGCCACTGATCCTCGCTGCCCTGCCAGAGCAACAGCCGCATTTTCGCCGCCTCAGCCATAACCCGAACCTGCTGCCTGAAGGCATCGAAATGGGTCAGCACGCACTCAGCATCGAAGAGTTGCGGAGCAAAAGCTGGATGGTGATGCAACCGCGCTATCTCAAGCGCCTAGAAGGGCTGCTCGACCAGTTCGGCGCATCCCATGGCCAGGGCCTGGCCTCCGACCACCTGGACCACATAGGCCAGGCTACACGGCAGGGCCGGGTGGCCACGCTGCTGGTGGAGGCCGAGCGGCGGATTCCGGGACACGTCGATAAAAATGATGGAACGGCGACACCTGCATCAGAGGGCGACGTCAATACCCCCGACCTGCTCGATGAGCTGACGATCTGGACGCTTGAGCAAGGCGGAGACGTGGTCGTGGTGCCAACCGAACGCATGCCCACCGCCACGGGAGCGGCAGCGATCTATCGGTTCTGA
- the ispD gene encoding 2-C-methyl-D-erythritol 4-phosphate cytidylyltransferase codes for MIVRTQPAFWVVIPAAGVGSRMRADRPKQYLQLGGRSIIEHTLDCFLDHPALAGVAVCIASDDPYWPNLRYANDGRIQRAPGGRERCDSVLNGLRQLGELGANEHDWVLVHDAARPNLARADLDKLLTELADDPVGGLLAVPARDTLKRVGPDGRVIETVDRSVIWQAFTPQMFRLGMLRSALEAALEAGVLVTDEASALEWAGHLPKVIEGRADNLKVTRPEDLEWLAQRWSAGRSH; via the coding sequence ATGATCGTCCGCACACAGCCCGCCTTCTGGGTCGTCATCCCCGCTGCCGGAGTTGGCAGCCGCATGCGTGCCGACCGCCCGAAACAATACCTACAGTTGGGCGGACGCAGCATCATCGAACACACCCTCGATTGCTTTCTCGATCACCCCGCGCTAGCTGGGGTAGCGGTCTGTATCGCCTCTGATGATCCCTACTGGCCGAATCTGCGCTATGCAAACGACGGTCGGATCCAGCGTGCGCCGGGTGGCCGAGAGCGCTGTGATTCGGTCCTCAACGGTTTGCGGCAGCTTGGTGAACTAGGCGCGAATGAGCATGACTGGGTGCTGGTGCATGATGCGGCACGCCCCAATCTTGCGCGTGCTGACCTGGACAAACTCCTGACCGAACTGGCCGACGACCCGGTTGGCGGCCTGCTGGCTGTGCCTGCCCGGGACACGCTGAAGCGGGTCGGGCCGGACGGTCGGGTCATCGAAACGGTTGATCGCAGTGTCATCTGGCAGGCGTTCACGCCGCAGATGTTCCGGCTGGGTATGTTGCGCAGTGCCCTCGAAGCGGCGCTCGAGGCAGGCGTGCTGGTTACTGACGAGGCCTCGGCGCTGGAATGGGCCGGACACTTGCCGAAGGTGATTGAAGGGCGGGCCGACAATCTGAAGGTCACACGGCCCGAAGATCTCGAATGGCTGGCGCAGCGTTGGAGTGCCGGTCGCTCGCATTGA
- the ftsB gene encoding cell division protein FtsB, whose amino-acid sequence MRRPYWLFVVLLLLLGGLQYRLWVGEGSLAQVSSLNKQIADQQGENERLLERNRILEAEVRELKQGMETVEERARQELGMVKEGETLYQLIE is encoded by the coding sequence ATGCGTCGCCCTTACTGGTTGTTCGTCGTACTGCTACTGCTTCTTGGCGGTCTGCAGTACCGCCTGTGGGTGGGCGAAGGCAGCCTGGCGCAAGTCAGCAGCCTGAACAAGCAAATTGCCGATCAGCAGGGTGAAAACGAACGGCTTTTGGAGCGTAACCGGATCCTCGAGGCCGAGGTCCGGGAGCTGAAGCAGGGCATGGAGACCGTCGAAGAACGTGCCCGCCAGGAGCTCGGCATGGTCAAAGAGGGCGAGACCCTCTATCAGCTGATCGAATGA
- the eno gene encoding phosphopyruvate hydratase, protein MAKIVDIKGREVLDSRGNPTVEADVILDNGIIGSACAPSGASTGSREALELRDGDKSRYLGKGVLTAVANVNGPIRDLLLGKDPLDQKALDQAMIELDGTENKGKLGANAILAVSLAAAKAAAQAKGVPLYAHIADLNGTPGVYSMPVPMMNIINGGEHADNNVDIQEFMVQPVGAKTFADALRMGAEIFHHLKAVLKARGLSTSVGDEGGFAPNLASNEDALAAIAEAVANAGYKLGDDVTLALDCASSEFFKDGKYDLAGEGKVFDATGFADYLAGLSQRYPIISIEDGMDESDWAGWKVLTDKIGDKVQLVGDDLFVTNTKILKRGIDEKIGNSILIKFNQIGSLTETLEAIQMAKAAGYTAVISHRSGETEDSTIADLAVGTAAGQIKTGSLCRSDRVSKYNQLLRIEEQLAGKAPYKGRAEFRG, encoded by the coding sequence ATGGCAAAGATCGTCGACATCAAGGGGCGTGAGGTTCTCGATTCCCGTGGTAACCCCACCGTGGAAGCCGACGTGATCCTGGACAACGGCATCATCGGTAGCGCCTGCGCGCCGTCCGGTGCATCCACCGGTTCCCGCGAGGCTCTGGAACTGCGCGATGGCGACAAGAGCCGTTACCTGGGCAAGGGCGTACTGACCGCCGTGGCCAACGTAAACGGCCCGATCCGTGACCTGCTGTTGGGCAAGGATCCGCTCGATCAGAAGGCGCTGGATCAGGCGATGATCGAGCTTGACGGTACGGAGAACAAGGGCAAGCTGGGTGCCAATGCCATCCTCGCCGTATCCCTGGCCGCTGCCAAGGCTGCTGCTCAGGCGAAGGGCGTGCCGCTGTACGCGCACATTGCCGACCTGAACGGCACTCCGGGCGTCTACTCCATGCCGGTACCGATGATGAACATCATCAACGGCGGCGAGCATGCCGACAACAACGTCGACATCCAGGAATTCATGGTCCAGCCGGTCGGCGCCAAGACCTTCGCCGACGCGCTGCGCATGGGCGCGGAGATCTTCCATCATCTGAAGGCCGTGCTGAAGGCTCGTGGTCTGAGTACCTCCGTGGGTGATGAGGGTGGTTTCGCACCTAACCTGGCTTCCAACGAGGACGCCCTTGCCGCTATCGCCGAAGCTGTGGCCAATGCCGGCTACAAGCTGGGCGACGACGTCACCCTGGCTCTGGATTGCGCTTCCTCCGAGTTCTTCAAGGACGGCAAGTACGACCTGGCAGGCGAAGGCAAGGTGTTTGACGCGACCGGATTTGCCGACTACCTGGCCGGTCTGAGCCAGCGCTATCCGATCATCTCCATCGAAGACGGTATGGACGAGTCCGACTGGGCTGGCTGGAAGGTGCTGACCGACAAGATCGGCGATAAGGTCCAGCTAGTCGGTGACGACCTGTTCGTTACCAACACCAAGATCCTCAAGCGCGGCATCGACGAGAAGATCGGTAACTCGATCCTGATCAAGTTCAACCAGATCGGCTCGCTGACCGAAACGTTGGAAGCCATCCAGATGGCCAAGGCCGCCGGTTATACCGCGGTGATTTCGCACCGTTCCGGTGAGACCGAAGACAGCACCATTGCCGACCTGGCTGTGGGTACTGCCGCTGGTCAGATCAAGACCGGTTCGCTGTGCCGCTCGGACCGCGTGTCGAAGTACAACCAGCTGCTGCGTATCGAAGAGCAGCTGGCCGGCAAGGCACCCTACAAGGGCCGTGCCGAATTCCGCGGCTGA
- the kdsA gene encoding 3-deoxy-8-phosphooctulonate synthase, translated as MSQKTIRVGNIEIANDKPFVLFGGINVLESRDLAMQACEEYVRVTEKLGIPYVFKASFDKANRSSITSFRGPGLEEGMKIFEEVKKTFGVPVITDVHEPWQAQPVAEVCDIIQLPAFLSRQTDLVVAMAKTGAVINIKKAQFLAPQEMKHILKKCEEAGNDQLILCERGSSFGYNNLVVDMLGFGIMKQFEYPVFFDVTHALQMPGGRADSAGGRRAQVTDLAKAGLSQGLAGLFLEAHPDPDNAKCDGPCALRLNKLEPFLTQLKQLDDLVKNFPPIETA; from the coding sequence ATGAGCCAGAAGACCATCCGCGTAGGCAACATCGAGATCGCCAACGACAAGCCGTTCGTGCTGTTCGGTGGTATCAACGTCCTCGAATCACGTGATCTGGCGATGCAGGCCTGCGAAGAGTACGTGCGGGTCACCGAGAAACTCGGCATTCCCTACGTGTTCAAGGCCAGCTTCGACAAAGCCAATCGTTCGTCCATCACCTCGTTCCGCGGCCCGGGCCTGGAAGAGGGGATGAAGATCTTCGAGGAAGTGAAGAAGACCTTCGGCGTGCCGGTCATCACCGATGTGCACGAGCCCTGGCAGGCGCAGCCGGTTGCCGAAGTCTGCGACATCATCCAGCTGCCGGCTTTCCTCTCCCGACAGACCGATCTGGTAGTGGCGATGGCCAAGACCGGCGCGGTGATCAACATCAAGAAGGCCCAGTTCCTCGCGCCGCAGGAAATGAAGCACATCCTGAAGAAATGCGAAGAAGCCGGTAACGATCAGTTGATCCTCTGCGAGCGCGGCTCCTCCTTCGGCTACAACAATCTCGTAGTCGACATGCTCGGCTTCGGCATCATGAAGCAGTTCGAATACCCGGTGTTCTTCGATGTCACTCACGCTCTGCAGATGCCGGGTGGTCGCGCCGACTCGGCGGGTGGTCGTCGTGCCCAGGTGACCGATCTGGCCAAGGCCGGCCTGTCCCAAGGCCTGGCCGGGCTGTTCCTCGAAGCGCACCCCGATCCGGACAACGCCAAGTGCGACGGCCCGTGTGCTTTGCGTCTGAACAAGCTCGAGCCTTTCCTCACCCAGCTCAAGCAGCTGGATGATCTCGTCAAGAATTTCCCGCCAATCGAAACTGCTTGA